A stretch of the Engraulis encrasicolus isolate BLACKSEA-1 chromosome 19, IST_EnEncr_1.0, whole genome shotgun sequence genome encodes the following:
- the arhgap5 gene encoding rho GTPase-activating protein 5 isoform X2, with amino-acid sequence MAKNKEPRPPTYAVSVVGLSGTEKEKGNCGVGKSCLCNRYVRPSADDYYTEHTSVLSTIDFGGRVVNNDHFLYWGEVFHRGDDCLECKLHIIEQTEFIDDQTFLPHRSTNLQPYTKRAASSKLQSAEKLMYICTDQLGLEQDFDQKQMPDGKLNIDGFVLCIDVSKGCNRKFDDQMKFVSSLYSQMAKTKKPIIIAATKCDECVEQYLRDLQAFAANKKNLMVVETAARSSVNVELCFNALIQQMDKTRGKPKIMPYLEAYKIQRQLVASVTDRFEKLIVSTVRDYHSTWKAVSNSLKNQPDYEEYITLEGSRKARNTFSKHIEQLKQEHIRRRREDYLSSLPKILNNLLNNLDEIEGLSWSEAQSLMRTRQEFQYWFVVLEHGPWDESDHIDKTDRRVPFDILRTMEAERIYQGHVQHLISERRRVEMKERFKRTLERVHFISPGQPWDEVMCFVMEDEAYKYISESDRRDVYSRHQQEIVERAKEEFQEMLFEHAELFYDLDLNATPSCDKMSEIHTVLNEEPRYRALQKLAPDRESLLLKHIGFVYHPTKETCLSGQACVDLKVEQVLGNRLVQLDHGRSNLYYSANFDKINLCLVGRDGLAQELANEIRAQSTDDEYTLDGKIYELDLMPVDGNSLLLSHPWAPSFKPHGCFCVFSSIESLNFIGDCVSRIRAEISHSRRDRLSHPMPFILILANQRDSVCKNMPILRHQGQQLANKLQCTFIDIPTGTFPRKFNESQIKQALRSVLDGLKHNFDVSPVPCIKDLSETDLRIVMCAMCGDPFSVDLILSPFLDSHSCSAGQPGQSNTLILDKIIGDTRRRIQVTVLSYHSSIGIRKDELVHGYILVYSAKRKASMAMLRAFLAEVQDVIPVQMVAITDSQADFFENEAIKELMTEGEHIATEITAKFTALYSLSQYHRQTEVFTPFFNEVLEKKGGIESSFMFDCSSGSGRDGMMGASEDSVFPQSPHSHSPAYNYYPDSDEDAEAPPPYSPIGDDVQLLPKCRIDLEGNEYPVHSTPTGEHERNHKVPPPVRPKPVLPKPSVKKLDPNLLKTIEAGMRNTHRRGMRSGGGPMGHGDDLESSDNYAEPVDTLLKSKGFNDDIYAVPDDMHSRIVKMRNSFGGLHVLHGEEENGFDRLSKAQAGRRPSKYKHRSKILFSKTKAYQRRVHSDISDDESGPAHRRKKAGRGNRGSEEDPLLSPADPWKGGIDNPAITSDPEQDDKKMRKKKAQKAPKEPKKNKKPAKPLYPPTRRNWESNYFGVPLQSLVSCDRPIPLFIEKCVDYIERTGLTTEGLYRVSGNKTDQDNIQKQFDQDHGIDLIEMDVAVNAVAGALKAFFADLPDPLIPYHLHPELVEAAKIVDHIERMQVLKEIVRKFPAVNFDVFKYIITHLNRVSQHSKKP; translated from the exons ATGGCCAAGAACAAGGAGCCGCGGCCCCCTACCTACGCCGTGAGCGTGGTGGGGCTCTCAGGGACGGAGAAGGAGAAGGGCAACTGCGGCGTGGGCAAGTCGTGCCTGTGCAACCGCTACGTGCGCCCCAGCGCGGACGACTACTACACAGAGCACACCTCAGTGTTGAGCACAATTGACTTTGGCGGACGCGTGGTGAACAATGACCACTTCCTGTACTGGGGGGAGGTGTTCCACCGGGGCGATGACTGCCTGGAGTGTAAGCTCCACATCATTGAGCAGACGGAGTTCATCGACGATCAGACCTTCTTGCCGCACCGCAGCACAAACTTGCAGCCCTACACCAAGCGGGCGGCCTCCTCCAAACTGCAGTCGGCTGAGAAGCTGATGTACATTTGCACAGACCAGCTGGGCCTGGAGCAGGACTTTGACCAAAAGCAGATGCCCGACGGCAAGCTGAACATTGACGGCTTTGTGCTCTGCATAGACGTTAGCAAGGGATGCAATAGGAAGTTTGACGACCAGATGAAGTTTGTCAGTAGCCTTTACTCGCAGATGGCCAAGACGAAAAAGCCCATCATCATCGCCGCGACGAAATGCGATGAGTGTGTGGAGCAATATCTGCGGGACCTCCAGGCGTTCGCCGCCAACAAAAAGAACCTTATGGTTGTGGAGACAGCCGCCCGGTCGTCCGTGAACGTCGAGCTGTGTTTTAACGCTCTGATTCAGCAGATGGACAAGACGCGGGGCAAACCCAAAATCATGCCATATTTGGAGGCCTACAAGATCCAGAGGCAGTTGGTGGCCTCGGTGACAGACAGGTTTGAAAAGCTCATAGTGTCCACCGTGCGGGATTATCACTCCACATGGAAGGCCGTGAGCAACTCGCTGAAAAACCAGCCCGACTACGAGGAATACATTACCTTGGAAGGCTCCAGAAAGGCCCGGAACACATTTTCCAAGCACATCGAACAGCTCAAGCAGGAGCATATCAGGAGGCGGAGAGAGGATTATCTCTCCAGCCTGCCAAAAATCCTTAATAACTTGCTAAATAACCTTGACGAAATCGAGGGCCTGAGCTGGTCAGAGGCGCAGAGCCTCATGAGAACGCGGCAAGAGTTTCAGTACTGGTTCGTGGTTCTAGAACACGGGCCCTGGGACGAGTCGGACCACATAGACAAGACAGACAGGAGGGTGCCCTTTGACATCCTCAGAACCATGGAGGCGGAGAGGATATACCAAGGCCACGTGCAGCATCTGATCTCGGAGAGGAGGCGGGTGGAGATGAAGGAGAGGTTCAAGCGGACGCTGGAGCGCGTGCACTTCATCAGCCCCGGGCAGCCGTGGGACGAGGTCATGTGTTTCGTCATGGAGGACGAGGCCTACAAGTATATCAGCGAGTCCGATCGCCGGGATGTTTACAGCCGCCACCAGCAGGAAATAGTTGAAAGGGCCAAAGAGGAGTTTCAGGAAATGCTTTTCGAGCACGCAGAGCTGTTCTACGACCTGGATTTAAACGCCACCCCAAGCTGTGACAAAATGAGCGAGATCCACACTGTACTGAACGAGGAGCCCAGATACAGAGCCCTGCAAAAGCTCGCCCCGGATAGGGAGTCGCTACTGCTGAAGCACATTGGCTTTGTCTACCACCCCACCAAGGAGACCTGCTTGAGCGGCCAAGCCTGCGTGGACCTGAAAGTCGAGCAGGTCCTCGGCAACAGGCTGGTTCAGCTGGACCACGGCCGCTCCAACCTCTACTACAGTGCCAACTTCGATAAGATTAATTTGTGTCTCGTGGGCCGGGACGGGCTGGCCCAAGAGCTGGCGAACGAAATCAGAGCGCAGTCCACGGATGACGAGTACACTTTGGATGGAAAAATCTATGAGCTGGACTTGATGCCCGTGGACGGCAACTCGCTGCTTTTGAGTCACCCGTGGGCGCCCAGCTTCAAGCCCCATGGCTGCTTCTGCGTCTTCAGCTCCATAGAGTCACTGAATTTTATCGGTGACTGTGTCAGCCGAATCAGGGCGGAGATCTCGCACAGCCGGAGGGACAGATTATCCCACCCGATGCCATTCATTTTAATCCTAGCGAACCAGAGAGACAGTGTTTGCAAAAATATGCCTATCCTGAGGCACCAGGGCCAACAGCTTGCCAATAAGCTCCAGTGCACCTTCATAGACATCCCCACCGGCACATTTCCGCGGAAATTCAACGAGTCGCAAATCAAACAGGCTCTCCGCAGCGTCCTGGATGGGCTGAAGCACAACTTTGATGTGAGCCCCGTGCCCTGCATCAAAGACCTATCTGAGACGGACCTGCGCATCGTCATGTGTGCCATGTGCGGCGACCCGTTCAGCGTGGACCTCATCCTCTCGCCCTTCCTGGACTCGCACTCCTGCAGCGCCGGGCAGCCCGGCCAGAGCAACACCCTCATCCTCGACAAAATCATCGGGGACACCCGCCGGCGGATACAGGTCACCGTCCTCTCCTACCACTCCTCCATCGGCATCCGCAAGGACGAGCTGGTCCACGGCTACATCCTGGTCTACTCGGCCAAGCGCAAGGCCTCCATGGCCATGCTGAGGGCCTTCCTGGCGGAGGTCCAGGACGTCATCCCCGTGCAGATGGTGGCCATCACGGACAGCCAGGCCGACTTCTTCGAGAACGAGGCCATCAAGGAGCTGATGACGGAGGGCGAGCACATCGCCACGGAGATCACGGCCAAGTTCACGGCGCTCTACTCGCTGTCGCAGTACCACCGGCAGACGGAGGTCTTCACGCCGTTCTTCAACGAGGTGCTGGAGAAGAAGGGCGGCATCGAGAGCTCCTTCATGTTCGACTGCAGCAGCGGCAGCGGGCGCGACGGCATGATGGGCGCCAGCGAGGACAGCGTCTTCCCGCAGTCGCCCCACAGCCACTCGCCCGCCTACAACTACTACCCCGACTCGGACGAAGATGCCGAGGCGCCCCCGCCCTACAGCCCCATCGGCGACGACGTCCAGCTGCTGCCCAAGTGCCGGATCGACCTGGAGGGCAACGAGTACCCCGTCCACAGCACGCCCACGGGCGAGCACGAGCGCAACCACAAAGTGCCTCCTCCCGTCAGACCCAAGCCGGTGCTGCCCAAGCCCAGCGTCAAGAAGCTGGACCCTAACCTGCTCAAGACCATCGAGGCCGGCATGCGGAATACGCACCGGCGAGGCATGCGCAGCGGCGGCGGGCCCATGGGCCACGGCGACGACCTGGAGTCCTCCGACAACTACGCCGAGCCCGTGGACACGCTGCTCAAGTCCAAGGGCTTCAACGACGACATCTACGCCGTGCCCGACGACATGCACAGCCGCATCGTCAAGATGCGCAACTCCTTCGGTGGGCTGCACGTCCTCCACGGCGAGGAGGAGAACGGGTTCGACCGCCTGTCCAAGgcccaggcaggcaggaggcCCTCCAAGTACAAACACCGCTCCAAGATCCTCTTCAGCAAGACCAAGGCCTATCAGCGGCGCGTGCACTCGGACATCAGCGACGACGAGTCGGGCCCAGCTCACCGGAGGAAGAAGGCGGGCAGGGGGAACCGGGGCAGCGAGGAGGACCCCTTGCTCTCCCCCGCGGACCCCTGGAAGGGAGGGATAGACAACCCGGCCATCACCTCGGACCCCGAGCAGGACGacaagaagatgaggaagaagaaggcaCAGAAGGCCCCCAAGGAACCCAAAAAG AACAAAAAGCCGGCCAAGCCTCTATATCCACCGACACGGAGGAACTGGGAGAGCAACTACTTTGGCGTGCCCTTGCAGAGCCTGGTCAGCTGCGATCGACCCATCCCCCTCTTCATTGAGAAATGTGTGGACTACATCGAGCGGACCG